The following coding sequences lie in one Deltaproteobacteria bacterium genomic window:
- the nuoB gene encoding NADH-quinone oxidoreductase subunit NuoB: protein MLESIRKRVRMGKVTVGLPAGDLPAPFRGMPVIGDAFRSGNVAETCAKVCATEAIDPEKKTIDLGRCVFCGLCEEACGGEGIRFSQDPRLPWGKREHLVLGESDVSSAVASADLRSLLGRSLHLREVSAGGCNGCDLEAQALGNPIFDLQRFGIDFVASPRHADGLLVTGPVSKNMREALVKTYEAIAEPRIVIAIGACAASGGIFRDSYAVENGVGGVLPVDLFIPGCPPHPL from the coding sequence ATGCTGGAATCGATACGGAAACGGGTGCGAATGGGAAAAGTGACCGTCGGCCTGCCGGCGGGGGACCTCCCGGCGCCGTTCCGCGGGATGCCGGTGATCGGGGACGCCTTCCGGTCCGGGAACGTCGCCGAAACGTGCGCGAAGGTGTGCGCGACGGAGGCGATCGACCCGGAGAAAAAGACGATCGACCTCGGGCGGTGCGTCTTCTGCGGCCTGTGCGAAGAGGCGTGCGGCGGCGAGGGGATCCGGTTCTCGCAGGATCCGCGCCTCCCCTGGGGAAAACGGGAGCACCTGGTCCTTGGAGAGAGCGACGTTTCCTCCGCGGTGGCCTCTGCCGATCTCCGCTCCCTGCTTGGACGGTCGCTCCACCTGCGGGAGGTGTCCGCCGGGGGGTGCAACGGGTGCGACCTCGAGGCACAGGCGCTCGGCAACCCGATCTTCGATCTGCAGCGGTTCGGGATCGACTTCGTCGCATCGCCCCGGCACGCGGACGGCCTTCTGGTCACCGGCCCCGTCTCGAAGAACATGCGGGAGGCGTTGGTCAAGACGTACGAGGCGATCGCGGAGCCGCGGATCGTCATCGCGATCGGCGCATGCGCCGCCAGCGGCGGGATCTTCCGGGACTCCTACGCGGTCGAAAACGGCGTGGGCGGCGTACTGCCGGTCGACCTCTTCATCCCCGGCTGCCCGCCCCACCCGCTCA